AAATATCAAGACCCTGGAACAACTCTATGAACGGCGGGGCATGATTACCGGCGTGCCCACTGGCTTCAATGAGGTAGATCGGCTGACTTCCGGCTTGCAGCCCTCTGATCTCATAATCATAGCCGGCCGTCCCAGCATGGGAAAAACCGCTCTGGCCCTCAACATTGCCAGAAACTGTGCCGTGGAGGCTGAGGTGCCCGTGGGCGTCTTTTCTCTGGAGATGTCCAAAGAACAGCTGGGACTGCGCATGCTCTGCTCTGAGGCAAGGGTTGATTCGCAGAAGATGCGCAGAGGTCAATTGAGCAACCGCGAGTGGCCCCGTCTGACCCAGGCAGCAGGGACCATCAGCGAGTCAGCTATCTTCATTGACGACACTCCCGCCATCTCTGCCCTGGAGCTGCGGGCTAAAGCTCGCCGCTTGAAACGGGATCAGAACCTGGGCCTGGTAATTGTCGACTACCTGCAGCTCATGAGAGGACCGCAAGGGGTAGAGCGTCGAGAGCAGGAGATCTCTGAGATTTCACGATCTCTGAAGGCACTGGCCAAAGAACTGAATGTGCCTGTAGTGGCGCTGTCTCAGCTCAACCGCAAAGTCGAAGAAAGACAGGACAAGAGACCGCAGCTGGCGGATCTGCGAGAATCTGGAGCAATAGAGCAGGATGCAGACGTCATTGCCTTTATTTATCGGGATGAGGTCTACCACCCTGAGAGTCCAGACCAGGGAGTGGCGGAGATCATTGTGGGCAAGCAGCGCAATGGACCAACCGGCAAGGTAAAGCTCACTTTTCTGAGTCAATATACGCGCTTCGAGAACATGGCATACCAGGAGGTGGGCTAGGATCCTGGGCCGCCCCGTCCCCACGGGATGACAGGGCTTGCTGCCGCGCAGCTGCACCAGGGTGCCCGGGTACTGCAGGAGAAAGCCTTCCAGATGGCGTGTGCAGGAGATGTTCACTGTACACTTGTTCTTCCTGTGAAAAGGAGACCATAAGCGAGCCTGGACAGTTTGCTGGTTGTTGCTGATGTCCAGAACGGCG
This is a stretch of genomic DNA from Deltaproteobacteria bacterium. It encodes these proteins:
- the dnaB gene encoding replicative DNA helicase, with amino-acid sequence MNDQSDETRRIPPHNIEAEQSVLGGILIDNEVLPGVLEILAGDEFYRAAHRTIFAAIISLFARNEPCDLITLTDHLRNQKKLEEIGGASYLASLTDSVPSAANVVYYARIVSEKALQRALIARATEIVASGFDSGLSVDDLLDRAEQSIFQVSEKRINPSFFHIKEIVKQNIKTLEQLYERRGMITGVPTGFNEVDRLTSGLQPSDLIIIAGRPSMGKTALALNIARNCAVEAEVPVGVFSLEMSKEQLGLRMLCSEARVDSQKMRRGQLSNREWPRLTQAAGTISESAIFIDDTPAISALELRAKARRLKRDQNLGLVIVDYLQLMRGPQGVERREQEISEISRSLKALAKELNVPVVALSQLNRKVEERQDKRPQLADLRESGAIEQDADVIAFIYRDEVYHPESPDQGVAEIIVGKQRNGPTGKVKLTFLSQYTRFENMAYQEVG